Below is a window of Saccharomonospora viridis DSM 43017 DNA.
GGACGTTCTTTCCGGCCTTCGCCCGAACATCCCGTCCGCGAGATCCGTACGTTCAGCCCTGTAGCGTCGCCGTCACGGCAGGTTGAGCACCAGCTCGTTCGGCTGCACCCGGGTACCGGTGTAGAACGGCGTCTCCACGCGCACGTGCCTCCGCGCCTCGGTCGCCCGCAGGTGCCGCATCAGGTCGACGATGCGGTGCAGTTCGTCGGCTTCGAACGCGAGAATCCACTCGTAGTCCCCGAGCGCGAACGACGCGACCGTGTTGGCACGCACATCGGGGTAGTCGCGTGCTTCCTTGCCGTGTTCGGCGAGCATCTTCCGCCGTTCGTCGTCGGGCAGCAGGTACCACTCGTACGAGCGCACGAACGGATACACGCACACGTACTTGCGTGGCTCCTCGCCCGCGAGGAACGCGGGGATGTGGCTCTTGTTGAACTCAGCCGGCCGGTGCAGGGCGAACTGGCTCCACACCGGTGTGGACACGCGGCCGAGCGGCGTCCGTCGGAAACCGTTGTAGGCGGCCTGCACCTGCTCGACCTCGTCAGCGTGCCACCAGATCATGTAGTCGGCGTCGGCGCGCAGCCCGGCGACGTCGTACACGCCGCGCACGACAACACCCTTCCCCTCTAGGGCGTCGAGATAGCCGGCGGTCTCGGACGCCGCCTGTCCACGATCGTCCCCGAGCGCACCCGGCTCGACCCGGAACACCGACCAAGCCGTGTAGCGGATGGTGTTGTTCAATTCCTCGTAGTTCAACCGCGCCATGGCCTCATTGTCCCACTACACGGCGGGCTGCCGCGTCCCCGGTGGCCACACATGCGGGCAGTCCCACACCATGCAGAGCCGCACCGGCGACCGCGAGCCCGTCGAG
It encodes the following:
- the hemQ gene encoding hydrogen peroxide-dependent heme synthase, which produces MARLNYEELNNTIRYTAWSVFRVEPGALGDDRGQAASETAGYLDALEGKGVVVRGVYDVAGLRADADYMIWWHADEVEQVQAAYNGFRRTPLGRVSTPVWSQFALHRPAEFNKSHIPAFLAGEEPRKYVCVYPFVRSYEWYLLPDDERRKMLAEHGKEARDYPDVRANTVASFALGDYEWILAFEADELHRIVDLMRHLRATEARRHVRVETPFYTGTRVQPNELVLNLP